Proteins encoded in a region of the Candidatus Methylacidiphilales bacterium genome:
- a CDS encoding DNA adenine methylase, with amino-acid sequence MQHGLFLNHTEKLYYPLKTNISSLPHYSPFRYPGGKTWLIPIFRKWVRSLSKRPSLLIEPFAGSGVISLTALFEHLVDRVIMVEIDEEVSAVWLSILNGGASLLSDRILKFNPSYDEVRKELTKPAEDIHDKAFKTILKNRVVHGGILAKGAGLMRLGEKRRGVASRWYPKTLVQRIEAITQIAHLLEFRQDDGMKVMLDFMDDSNVIFFIDPPYTLGKECHGKRLYNHHDIDHRLLLERCALLKGDFIATYNNDEEVKKIIANYRLDMRILPMQGRLGITRYELLIGKNLTWLDQ; translated from the coding sequence ATGCAGCACGGACTATTTTTAAATCACACAGAGAAGTTGTATTATCCTCTTAAAACGAACATTTCATCTCTTCCTCATTATAGCCCTTTCCGTTACCCAGGTGGAAAGACTTGGTTAATACCGATCTTTCGAAAGTGGGTAAGGAGCTTATCTAAAAGACCCTCCTTGCTTATTGAACCATTTGCAGGAAGTGGTGTGATTAGCCTTACTGCTTTATTCGAACATCTTGTAGATCGGGTAATCATGGTTGAAATTGACGAAGAGGTATCCGCAGTATGGCTCAGTATTCTTAACGGAGGTGCTTCTTTGTTATCCGATCGCATTCTGAAGTTCAATCCATCATACGATGAGGTTCGCAAAGAACTAACTAAACCGGCCGAAGACATCCATGACAAGGCTTTTAAAACTATATTAAAGAATCGTGTGGTACATGGCGGAATACTTGCAAAAGGGGCTGGATTAATGCGTTTAGGGGAAAAGAGGCGAGGAGTTGCTTCGCGGTGGTATCCAAAAACATTAGTACAACGTATTGAGGCGATCACACAAATTGCCCATCTTCTTGAGTTTAGACAAGATGATGGCATGAAAGTTATGCTAGATTTCATGGATGACTCAAATGTTATCTTTTTTATCGACCCGCCCTACACATTAGGCAAAGAATGTCACGGAAAGAGGTTGTATAATCATCATGACATAGATCATCGTTTGTTACTAGAAAGATGTGCTTTGTTAAAGGGGGATTTCATCGCAACATATAACAATGACGAAGAGGTTAAAAAAATTATCGCAAATTATAGGTTAGATATGCGTATATTACCTATGCAAGGTAGACTTGGCATAACGCGATATGAACTATTGATAGGAAAGAATTTAACATGGCTTGATCAATAA